The following proteins come from a genomic window of Andrena cerasifolii isolate SP2316 chromosome 6, iyAndCera1_principal, whole genome shotgun sequence:
- the Fwe gene encoding calcium channel flower isoform X2, which produces MSFAEKISSIMQRPGQDPTAKDDVSWWMKYAGRGLGTVGSLIAIFLGAWNCASILLGSIDCLISGMWQMVAGFIVVMIEAPCCCLFIDFVQNLSDWVEKRPYWNRAAGYCLIAVPPVFLCFGISSVFGSGLIFATGVIYGLMSLGRKGSRPDPAGVTSGVGSPPGSMPPTTDHHTTLVEDPNVWRPT; this is translated from the exons ATG TCGTTCGCCGAGAAAATATCATCGATCATGCAAAGACCAGGGCAGGACCCCACTGCCAAGGACGACGTATCCTGGTGGATGAAGTATGCTGGTCGAGGGCTCGGTACTGTAGGCAGTCTAA TTGCGATTTTTCTTGGAGCATGGAATTGCGCATCGATACTCTTGGGTTCTATAGACTGCCTGATTAGTGGTATGTGGCAAATGGTGGCTGGTTTTATAGTTGTAATGATAGAGGCACCATGCTGCTGCCTGTTTATTGATTTTGTACAGAACTTAAGCGATTGGGTCGAAAAGCGACCTTATTGGAACAGAGCAGCTGGATATTGTTT AATCGCCGTTCCGCCAGTCTTCCTTTGTTTCGGGATAAGTAGCGTGTTTGGCAGTGGTCTAATATTTGCGACAGGTGTAATATATGGATTGATGTCACTGGGACGAAA AGGATCCAGGCCCGACCCAGCGGGAGTGACGTCGGGTGTGGGTTCCCCGCCGGGTTCAATGCCTCCTACCACAGATCATCATACAACTCTTGTGGAGGATCCCAATGTCTGGAGGCCTACATAA
- the Fwe gene encoding calcium channel flower isoform X1, with protein MSFAEKISSIMQRPGQDPTAKDDVSWWMKYAGRGLGTVGSLIAIFLGAWNCASILLGSIDCLISGMWQMVAGFIVVMIEAPCCCLFIDFVQNLSDWVEKRPYWNRAAGYCLIAVPPVFLCFGISSVFGSGLIFATGVIYGLMSLGRKAPLREMISSATNVEVPSSSMQATLVENAQPMGFSNRSDSNI; from the exons ATG TCGTTCGCCGAGAAAATATCATCGATCATGCAAAGACCAGGGCAGGACCCCACTGCCAAGGACGACGTATCCTGGTGGATGAAGTATGCTGGTCGAGGGCTCGGTACTGTAGGCAGTCTAA TTGCGATTTTTCTTGGAGCATGGAATTGCGCATCGATACTCTTGGGTTCTATAGACTGCCTGATTAGTGGTATGTGGCAAATGGTGGCTGGTTTTATAGTTGTAATGATAGAGGCACCATGCTGCTGCCTGTTTATTGATTTTGTACAGAACTTAAGCGATTGGGTCGAAAAGCGACCTTATTGGAACAGAGCAGCTGGATATTGTTT AATCGCCGTTCCGCCAGTCTTCCTTTGTTTCGGGATAAGTAGCGTGTTTGGCAGTGGTCTAATATTTGCGACAGGTGTAATATATGGATTGATGTCACTGGGACGAAA GGCACCTCTTCGTGAAATGATATCATCAGCGACGAATGTCGAGGTTCCATCATCGAGTATGCAGGCGACACTTGTTGAAAATGCTCAACCAATGGGTTTCTCCAATAGATCAGATAGTAATATTTGA
- the Fwe gene encoding calcium channel flower isoform X3 — protein sequence MSFAEKISSIMQRPGQDPTAKDDVSWWMKYAGRGLGTVGSLIAIFLGAWNCASILLGSIDCLISGMWQMVAGFIVVMIEAPCCCLFIDFVQNLSDWVEKRPYWNRAAGYCLAPLREMISSATNVEVPSSSMQATLVENAQPMGFSNRSDSNI from the exons ATG TCGTTCGCCGAGAAAATATCATCGATCATGCAAAGACCAGGGCAGGACCCCACTGCCAAGGACGACGTATCCTGGTGGATGAAGTATGCTGGTCGAGGGCTCGGTACTGTAGGCAGTCTAA TTGCGATTTTTCTTGGAGCATGGAATTGCGCATCGATACTCTTGGGTTCTATAGACTGCCTGATTAGTGGTATGTGGCAAATGGTGGCTGGTTTTATAGTTGTAATGATAGAGGCACCATGCTGCTGCCTGTTTATTGATTTTGTACAGAACTTAAGCGATTGGGTCGAAAAGCGACCTTATTGGAACAGAGCAGCTGGATATTGTTT GGCACCTCTTCGTGAAATGATATCATCAGCGACGAATGTCGAGGTTCCATCATCGAGTATGCAGGCGACACTTGTTGAAAATGCTCAACCAATGGGTTTCTCCAATAGATCAGATAGTAATATTTGA
- the LOC143369997 gene encoding NCK-interacting protein with SH3 domain has product MGDNSMRLDNYEMLKALYDFKATFAKTISFQKGDYFVLYQTSTKQKNWWQVVNRDGLIGYIPSNYVTTVKVSCQVFIEYLEDCIENVKVETKKQTGSLLLDKQDLLLKLIEKKRQAESHRKTKKQAPMPPDYASSTPNRELCSSPVCSAQDGDVTSAQSNTSYTTAQTTLHGNTDKEEAPVVPQCQRSSVSEQRKQSLPRQSSSDSQKIQSEIHKSPSHGSVRYTPNGSPTKNKAPSCDINSHTAYQLLDQVRRNTQLSYEMSKVAVMVVVSGLQQLFPKGTSHYFDALLHQLETPFTASQLSIEETYDANRLKVIFTELTSCKEDSQQRNWMLYEDESVIVDYIKELTSILTNADSNVSRYVLKQDQYNGVTILIQYYQMEPRWTIRQLLLQSFGVMCSLDPVILTIMLNSVLPMELGRDMRSNARNVTKLNYSSLLLTMIFSMGEPMPVTHLEQLGQDFIAFILDLIENPPDMDLEDQIPDLFVNFILSYNLQFTNSENIVLNALKERTVAKCFTEKILLLFNREVDPVRIFDHEPPPPHSVLKLFIDLFSNDVTASLFYTNDVKVLIDIILRQLYDMFPGDKRRQYLELCRRVIRTSSYNEHRYRSEDLLKCFTRIFCEETGESQEDQQSVREISNEFPHLFKM; this is encoded by the exons ATGGGTGACAATTCCATGAGGTTAG ATAACTATGAAATGCTCAAAGCCCTCTACGACTTCAAGGCCACCTTTGCGAAAACCATCAGCTTCCAGAAAGGCGACTATTTCGTTCTCTACCAGACCAGTACAAAGCAAAAGAATTGGTGGCAGGTGGTCAACAGAGATGGCCTGATTGGATATATCCCCTCGAATTACGTCACCACTGTTAAG GTATCGTGTCAAGTATTCATTGAATACTTGGAGGACTGCATCGAGAATGTAAAGGTGGAGACTAAGAAACAGACCGGGTCGTTGCTCTTGGACAAGCAGGACCTCCTTCTGAAGCTGATAGAAAAGAAGAGGCAGGCGGAGTCGCACAGGAAGACTAAGAAGCAAGCTCCGATGCCGCCGGACTATGCGAGCTCCACGCCCAATAGAGAATTATGCTCGTCGCCTGTTTGTAGTGCGCAAGACGGAGACGTTACCTCCGCGCAGAGTAACACTTCTTACACGACAGCTCAAACAACATTGCATGGTAACACTGATAAAGAAGAAGCGCCGGTGGTGCCACAGTGCCAACGCAGCTCCGTAAGCGAACAGAGGAAGCAATCGCTCCCGCGCCAGTCCTCTTCTGATTCGCAGAAGATTCAGTCTGAGATTCATAAAAGCCCTTCGCACGGCAGCGTTCGATACACCCCCAACGGTTCGCCCACGAAGAACAAAGCACCCTCGTGCGATATTAACTCTCATACAGCTTATCAGCTGCTCGACCAAGTGCGCAGGAATACGCAGTTAAGCTACGAGATGTCTAAAGTGGCGGTGATGGTGGTGGTTTCCGGGCTGCAGCAGTTGTTCCCGAAGGGCACGAGTCATTACTTCGATGCTCTGCTGCATCAGCTGGAAACTCCGTTCACCGCGTCGCAATTGAGTATAGAGGAGACGTACGACGCTAACAGGTTGAAAGTGATTTTTACAGAGCTCACCTCTTGTAAAGAAGACTCTCAGCAGAGGAATTGGATGCTGTACGAGGACGAATCTGTTATTGTTGATTACATAAAGGAGCTTACCTCTATATTG ACAAATGCGGATTCGAATGTGTCTAGGTACGTCTTGAAACAGGATCAATACAACGGTGTTACTATATTGATACAGTATTATCAAATGGAGCCGAGGTGGACTATCAGGCAGCTACTGTTACAGTCGTTTGGAGTAATGTGTAGCCTGGATCCTGTGATCTTGACCATAATGTTGAACAGTGTGTTGCCCATGGAACTAGGGAG AGATATGAGGAGTAATGCTAGAAACGTgacaaaattaaattattcttcGTTATTACTTACTATGATCTTTTCAATGGGTGAACCCATGCCAGTCACACATTTGG AGCAACTGGGCCAGGATTTCATAGCATTCATCCTGGATTTAATAGAGAATCCACCGGACATGGACTTGGAAGACCAGATCCCAGACCTGTTCGTTAACTTCATACTGTCCTATAATCTGCAGTTTACCAACTCAGAGAATATTGTTCTGAATGCACTGAAAGAAAGGACGGTGGCGAAGTGCTTTACCGAGAAAATCTTGCTGCTCTTTAACAGAGAAG TGGATCCTGTGCGAATATTCGACCACGAACCGCCACCGCCGCATTCCGTACTGAAACTATTCATCGATCTGTTCAGCAACGATGTCACGGCAAGTCTATTCTACACTAACGACGTGAAGGTTCTAATCGATATTATATTGCGGCAGCTGTACGACATGTTCCCCGGCGATAAG CGGAGACAGTACTTGGAATTGTGTCGAAGGGTGATCCGCACCTCTAGCTACAACGAGCACAGATACCGTTCGGAAGATCTACTGAAATGTTTCACAAG aaTATTCTGCGAGGAGACTGGCGAGAGCCAAGAGGACCAACAATCGGTGCGCGAGATTAGCAACGAATTCccacatttgtttaaaatgtga
- the Tpnci gene encoding troponin C type I isoform X2, giving the protein MADELPPEQIAVLRKAFDSFDREKSGSIPTDMVADILRLMGQPFNKKILDELIEEVDADKSGRLEFEEFVTLAAKFIVEEDAEALEKELREAFRLYDKEGNGYIPTTCLREILRELDDQLTDEELDIMIEEIDSDGSGTVDFDEFMEMMTGE; this is encoded by the exons TCCTTCGGAAAGCGTTCGACAGCTTCGACAGGGAGAAGAGCGGGAGCATTCCCACCGATATGGTGGCCGACATCCTCAGATTGATGGGCCAGCCCTTCAACAAGAAGATCCTCGACGAGCTGATCGAGGAAGTGGACGCTGACA AATCCGGACGCCTCGAGTTCGAGGAGTTCGTCACGCTAGCTGCTAAGTTCATCGTCGAGGAGGACGCCGAGGCCTTGGAAAAGGAACTTCGGGAGGCCTTCAGGCTTTATGATAAAGAAG GAAATGGCTACATCCCCACTACCTGTTTGCGCGAGATCCTGAGGGAGCTGGATGACCAGCTGACGGACGAGGAACTGGATATCATGATCGAGGAGATCGACTCTGATGGATCTGGCACCGTTGACTTCGATG AATTCATGGAGATGATGACTGGAGAATAA